One window from the genome of Solea solea chromosome 13, fSolSol10.1, whole genome shotgun sequence encodes:
- the LOC131471884 gene encoding dual specificity protein kinase CLK2-like, producing the protein MMGKTELYSLYKGFLDCICLCLSRSSEEDVDTNKRDTENGHLIYKIGDIVEDRYEIVDTLGEGTFGKVVECVDFNRKGHVALKIIKNQEKYREAAKLEINVLETITEKDPHNKQHCVQMLDWFNYYGHVCISFELLSLSTFDFLKANSFTPYPINQIRHMAHQICHAVSFLHDNKLTHTDLKPENILFVDSEYSLVYNAEKKCSERRINNTTVRLIDFGSATFDHEHHSVLISTRHYRAPEVIMELGWGHPCDVWSIGCILFEYYEGFTLFQTHDNREHLAMMERIQGPIPQRMIQKSGKFFYRGRLDWNECSKAGRYVKAKYKPLRKYLLSHGMEHHQFFNLLERMLEYEPSNRISPTSALCHPFFLSVTDPGRSHSWRNSCDMSG; encoded by the exons CGGAGCAGCGAGGAGGATGTGGACACCAACAAGAGGGACACTGAAAATGGTCACCTGATCTATAAAATTGGGGACATCGTTGAAGACCGAT ATGAGATAGTGGACACTTTGGGTGAGGGGACCTTTGGGAAAGTGGTAGAGTGTGTGGACTTCAACAG gAAAGGTCATGTTGCTCTGAAGATCATTAAGAACCAAGAGAAATACAGGGAAGCAGCCAAACTGGAAATCAATGTGCTGGAGACGATCACAGAGAAAGATCCGCACAACAAGCA ACACTGCGTGCAGATGCTGGACTGGTTTAACTATTATGGCCACGTGTGCATCTCCTTTGAGCTGCTGTCTCTCAGCACCTTTGACTTCTTGAAGGCAAACAGCTTCACGCCTTATCCCATTAACCAGATCCGACACATGGCTCACCAGATCTGCCACGCTGTCAGCT ttctCCATGACAACAAGCTCACTCACACTGACCTGAAGCCTGAGAACATCCTCTTTGTCGACTCAGAGTATTCCCTTGTATACAATGCTGAGAAG AAGTGCAGTGAGAGGAGAATAAACAACACCACAGTGCGTCTCATTGACTTTGGCAGCGCCACCTTTGACCATGAACACCACTCTGTTCTCATCTCCACACGTCACTATCGAGCCCCAGAGGTCATTATGG aGCTGGGTTGGGGTCACCCATGTGATGTCTGGAGCATCGGCTGCATCCTGTTTGAATACTATGAAGGCTTCACACTTTTCCAG ACGCACGACAACAGGGAGCATCTTGCTATGATGGAGAGAATACAGGGACCAATTCCTCAGAGAATGATCCAGAAGAGCGG GAAGTTCTTCTATCGAGGGCGCCTAGACTGGAATGAGTGTTCCAAGGCTGGACGCTACGTGAAAGCCAAGTACAAACCACTGAGG aagtACTTGCTGTCACATGGGATGGAACACCACCAGTTTTTCAATCTCCTGGAGAGGATGCTGGAATACGAGCCCTCAAACCGCATTTCTCCTACTTCCGCTCTGTGTCATCCCTTCTTCCTGTCGGTCACTGACCCAGGAAGGAGCCACAGCTGGAGAAACAGCTGCGATATGAGTGGATGA